In Indicator indicator isolate 239-I01 chromosome 7, UM_Iind_1.1, whole genome shotgun sequence, the sequence AGCCTTTCCCTTCGGGAGAGATGAACTCTTTCTCCTCTTATTCCATATGCTGCTGTGGTGCCAGTGGCATTTTGCTGTCCTCACTTGTTTGTTACTGAAGATAACTGCTTTCTTTGAGAGCTGACAGTTTCAATTTTTGGCTGCCAAATTCACGTTTGGTGATTTACCCTGCTACCATACTCCCTTTTTCAGCACTTCAGTATCTTTTCTTACTGTAAGCAGTGTATGAGTACCTAATCAGACAGTGGACAGGGGACACGCTAGGAAATTCTCCCAACCCCCTAGCATAAGGTTTGTGCTCTGGCTGGTTCCTGACTGCACTGGAAAAAGCATGTCTGCTTTTAATGGATGTGTGGTATGGCACATTCCTACCTCATCCTTTAATTTTGGAAGGAACCTGGAGCGCTTTGCTCATGTTAATGAACTGAGGAGGCTGACAGTCTGACTCCAAGatggtttctcttttttcttcagagTCAAATTATTACCTTCAGGGGATACCCTAGTGAGGAGTATGAAGTGACAACAGAAGATGGATACATCCTGACCATTAACAGAATTCCTTATGGAAGAAAAGGCCGTGAGAAGAGCAAAGGTATGTGTCTGCTTGGAAAAATAGGAAGTCATGGACAAGCTCTCTTTGTTCTAAATCCATTTGCTCCTGTAATAATCCAGAAAAAGATCAAAGACTATGAGAGCCATGcagttaaaatgttttattggTGGATGTCACAGCCAAATTAGATCAGGCACATACATGTAGAGTGGTTTGAGAAAAGGATGGGAGAAAGACATAGAAAGCCATATTATCATGGTATCGTCTTTTTGTGACGTTAATAGAAGCCCcttgttgtttgattttttttttttttttttttttggggggggggaagaggggtggggtggtgggctGAGAAGCCTGGATTTTCTAGGAAGTTAAAAGTAAGACCTGAGATtcgggatttttttttaagtgataaaGTCCCTTGAAAAGAGATTGATTATAACATTTTTTTGGTTATTTCAAactccattttaaaaaatgcttttttgtaACAAATAAGTTTGTTAAAAATGCCTGACCATTTTTAAAAGTGGCACAGTTTACATGCCTCTTTTGGTGAAATAAAACTAAACTACTAGGGTTCCCACTGGAGTGTTCACAAAATAATTGTTGCCTGATTTCTGTATGCAATGAGAACTTGTTACTTAATGTTAACCTCTCTGAAGCTTCCTGTGCAGTAAGGTACAACTAGACAAATGCTGCATGCTACTAAGGGTGCCATGCTTAAATGGGTAAAAGAATAAAATCCCTTCAGAACATGTTGAGTACAATACCTTAATTTGCAATGTATTTTTAAGTGTATGCAACAGGCATTTGACAATAGTCAGTCCAGACAATGCTGCTTTATGGATATAATTTGATGGGGGACTGAGAGGAGCATTTGCATGTGCCACCAGAGCACTTTTACAAGCTGTAAGAGTTACTGTCAAGGCTGGTATAACACCATAGAAGGGATGGGGGGTATATAGGGTTGAGGAGATGGGGAAGTGGAAGACTAATTATTGCAGGCGACTGGAGATCCTCcctgtttctgcttcttgttttttcATCATTCCTTCTTTaaagttttgtttctcttgcaTCTAGATGCTAAAATAACTTCAACAACATGCCTTTCAAAATTACTTAAAGATAGGTCAGCAGCAATACTACAGAAAATCATGAAAAGTCAGCAGTGCCTTTTTTTCCAGGGTTTTTGTGCAAGTCATACTGGTGGACTAAAGAATAGATCTGCAGAGAATGGCTCTTTCAGTTGTTTAACAGTGTTTGTGCTCTCTGTTACTTGTGTGCATTTTGGGGATGACTTTTTCCTGAAGGTTGAGCCACTGCAGACAAGGCTGTTGGACCAGCAGAGAACTGGGCAAAACCCATGCTTGGAAAGAAATTGGTGTTATAATTGATaactctttgtttcttttcttagcAACAAAAAAATCGCCCACAAAAAACTCTACAACAAccaaaaggaagttgtagtgagatggaggttggtctcttctccctagtatcaggtgatagggtgagaggaaatggcttgaaattgtgctgggggaggtttaggtggatattaggaaaaaaattctttatggaaagagtggtcaggcattggaacagggtgcccaggtaggtggtggagtcaccatacctggaggtgttcaaaaaacatatagacatggcacctggggagatggtttcatggccatggttgtgttaggttgatggttggactcgatcttagaggtctcttccaaccaaaacaattctgtgattctgtgaaggataGGGTGAATGTAAGCTGAAAATTAAGAAAGTGATGTGGGCAAAGGTTTTTTTGAGGACTGAATGACGGAATGTTTTAAAAACGAGGTGAAAGGATGTGGAAGAAGAGAGACATGTATCCTTTGGTTTGCTGTACTCGCAGACTGCATAAGGAATTAACAGTGTATTTAAGCAGCTGTGGCTGAAGTTGGTATCAGTCTTGTCAGCACCCTATGTGAAAGATGCTACAGAAAATTGCACACATACAACAGCAGCCTGTTTGCATAGAAACTGTACATATTCTGACTGCCTTAGTACCCTTTGGGCTGACAAAAACAAGGATGAGAGGTAAAAATATGGAGCTCACAAAAGAGATCAGTGATTGTTCTATAGCCTGGGGTGTGAAAAAGACCTGCGGAAAAACCTTCTCCTCTGCCAAAGGCCAAGCAATAGTCCTCCTGAGCTTATCTGTTGGTTTTGTATGAGTTAGGATGTTTGCACTGTTCAGTCTCTTACAAGGTGAGTGTGTAAAGATCAGTACATGGATGAGGCCAGTCAAACCTGGCAGGTGTCATCGTACTTAATTCCAGAGAAGTCCACAGATTTCctcagaaggaaagagaggctGCCTTTGTACCTGTTGATTTTTGTCAAATCCATCATTGATGACATAAGCAAACAGAAGTTTCCTGACCTGTGGGAATTCTCCACATTCCCCTTGCCACACCCTCGACCCCAAGTTCATGTTTTGCAAAgtgctttaattttaaaaacagggATTACTAAGCACATTTGGGGAAGTATGATCTCTGGAAGGATGAAGATTTCAAAGTTCATGTTGATCTTCAGTTTTTATAGACTTGGTATCTTTTCTCAGATACCAATGATACTGCTGACATATGCTATAATACTTCTTTTGCAATACCTGCATAATGTGAATAGGATCCCTTTGACTTACGTATCACATGATGTTTTGGAACTAAACCTACAGTTctataacttaaaaaaaaaaacaaccaaaaaacagaaGAATGTCCAGAGAACCTAAAAGCAAAACATCAGTGACTTTTGGTTTTAGTATTAACTGAAAATCTAAAACAACTGCATAACATGGGAAAGAAGGGCATGGAAATAAATCTGTCTTCAGCTTCTTGGAGGTGCAGTCCAAAGAATAAATTGTTCCCTAGCAGAAAGTCTACTTTAAGGACCTACTTTGCTTATTTCCCCTCTGGGGATTTTAGGATCAAGGGTGATACAAACTTACTGGTATCAGAATAAGTTTGTCATATGATTGTGCAATTCACATGCAGAATTTGGTGACTGCAGAAATAGGAGGCTGATAGGAGAACAGAATTAAAGCATTAAACCATTTAAACAGTTTCCCCTTTGCTATGTTATGAAACATGCAAGTAGCAGCTTGAGGAGAGCCTCTTCTTCAGAAAATCAGAAGCTGGTTGATCTGAGTTTAGTAAAAGGGGCGATGGTATCAAAACTAAACATGAACATTACTGGAAGCAAATTTAATGTTAGGCTTGAAAATCCCACACACTGTTCATAAAGCAGTGACAATGAAGTATTATTGCAGCGGGGTAAACAGTTACAGTGaactgcactgcctccagtaCCAGTTTGGGACTGCTGGAGATTTGCTCTGATTGCAGGACAGTATGCCACAGTATGATTTTTTTAACAAACTGGGAAAAGCAGGCACTGAGGAGCTTCTTTGTCACAGGTATAAAGGTTGCCAGAAGGGAGGAATATTGCTGATTTGCATTTTGGCGCTCATAGGAAACTTTTATGGATATGGTGTGAAATGGGAGTTGTAGGTGACTGAAACAGTTGTGATTTGGCTGTTGCTACTGAAAGGCCTAAGTCTAAATTATCAATGGAGGTTAGTATTGTAGTAGAATGATGTGTCACTGAAGGAGGTAAATTCCTGAGTAATCAGTTTCATTGAGCTAAAGTTACCATGTTATCAGTTGttaaagcaggggaaaaaactGCACAAGGAAACGCCTGTGCTAATCCAATGACCAGAGACAGGTCTTTGGATTTTCTGAAGGTCATGTTTCTCCCATGttagtttattttctttgtgtagAAACAGGAATcttcaattttttaaaatgtatattcCACATAAAAGTGTCGTTTCCCTTTTCAGGATGAGGAAGGTGGGAGAGAGGCTTCCTAAATTTTGCCTGGGTCTTGACTGTGGTGCTTTTAACTACTCAAGTTATGTGGTGAAAGTGCTTTCTAATGTAGGCCCACCAGTGACAGATGGAGTTCATTTCTCTCAAAGTGGGGAAAGGATTCTAGTTCAGGAGTTTGCAGGGCTCATCAAGAGAGCTTTTAAACCAGATGTGAAGGGGGAAGGGTATAAACACAGGCTTATGAGAGATGGGCCTAAGGCTGGCATACAAGTGTTGGGAGGCCCATCTGAAGTGCATCCTCACCAATGTATACAGCATGGGCAACAAAAGGGATAAGCCGGAAGCTGTTATGCAGTAGGAAAACTGACATAATGGAAACAAGGTGAGACAACTCAGGACTGGAGTACCACGATGGATGGCTCTaagctcttcagaagggatGGGCCAGAAAGGAAAGATGTTAGTGTACCTGTGTGCATTAGGGAGTGTTTTGACTGTGTAGAGGTCAGTGATGACAATGATAAGGTTGAGTGCTTGTGGATAAGGATCGGGGAAAGGCCAATAAGGCAGATATCCTAGTAGGAGTCTGTTGTGGACCACCCAACCAGGGTGAAGAAGCAGATGAAGCCTTGTacaagcagctggcagaagtcTCACGATTGCTAGCCCTTGTTTTCTTAGGGGACTTTAACTTgccagatgtctgctggaaatacaacatAGCAGAGAGTAAACAGCCTAGAAattcctggagtgtgtggaagataacttcctgacacaacCGGTAAGTGAGCCAAACAGGAGAGGTGCATCACTGGACCTGCTCTTTATGAACAAAGAAGGAACAATGCATGATGTAGTAGTGGTCAGAGGCCATCTTGGGCATAGCAACCATAAAATGATTGTTTTCAATTCTTGGAGAAGTTAAGATGGGGGTAAGCAAAACTCCTCTCTTGGGCTTTGGGAGGCTAGACTTTGGCCTGCTCAGGAGCCTGGTTGAGAGAGGAACAGGAAGCTATAGTAAATCCTTTATTTTTCAGGTCCAAGGCCTGCTGTGTTTCTCCAGCATGGTTTGCTTGCAGATGCCAGCAACTGGATCACAAACTTGGATTACAACAGCCTCGGCTTTATGCTGGCAGATGCTGGCTATGATGTATGGCTGGGAAACAGCAGAGGGAACACCTGGTCCAGGAAACATACACACTACACAGTGAAGCAGGAAGAATTCTGGGTTTTCAGGTATCCTCATCTTGCTAGAGGAACTAGAGAAACTGTATGCAGCGCTTGCAAGCaggcttctcttcctctctctctctctctccagcctttaTACATGGTCAATTACTTCACCCTGTGCATGATGTGAAGACTCAAATCACCAGAGTGTTCTGCTTCATCCAAAGGAAACTTTGTCTAAACAATTGATCTGCAGTGTAGTAAAGGTCTGTGCAGCTGTTCCACACTGATAACTTACACAACTGACTTTCTATCTTTGCTTTGTAGCTTTGATGAAATGGCTAAGTATGACATTCCAGCCTCAGTGGACTTCATTTTGAAGAAGACTGGCCAAGAACAAGTATTTTATGTTGGCCATTCACAGGGCACCACAATGGGTATGTGAAGAGATGTGTTTGTTAGAATATAACTGTGTTTGAAATGATACCAAGCTCATGTATGTTGTttaagcttttaaaatttaCTGCTTCTGGGTTTTACCTGCTTCATGGAATATTCatcaataaaaaagaaaaaaaaaaaagacctcacATAACCTTTCTGTGTTTGCTTCAAGTGGGAAGCTGTTGAAAAGATAAATTGAAGTCACAGGTACACCAGTATGCCTTCTATTAAAGTAAAGTGAACTACACATAACAAAATTGGAATTGTCAGACATGTAAAGATTCCTATTTCCAGAATATTTTGCTGTATGTAAGGTCTGACTAAGGTGCAGATAGAACTGGAAGAGTGTTGTGTtagcacaattttttttttttcagaagaaaacaaatccttCGGATTTGCCTCATTTAATTTGTTCTCCACAGTAACTAGATTAATTTAGTAGTCTGATTGTTTTCTCTAGGATGAGTTTAGGTATTTTAATCTAAAATATACTGTGCATACTCAGAATACCTTAATTTTATAGAATCACTGCCAGGTAAAATTCTTGTCTGACTTCTGTCACTGAGGTTTGTTAATGATTCTCATATTACTTACAGCTTTCATTGCTTTTTCAACTTTGCCACAGCTGGCTAAGAAAATCAAAATGTTCTTTGCCTTGGCACCAGTAGCTACAGTCAAGTTTGCCACTAGTCCTCTGGTAAAATTGGGAGTGTTTCCTGACGTGCTATTCAAGGTGTGTATTTGAGTGTGAATATTTTAAGCCACATAAGTTTTCTGTGAAAGTGAGCAGTGGCTTCTCTGACTTTACTGCTGTCTAATGAGTCAGTTTGCATCAGTTGAAACTAATATTTTACAGTTGCAGTTcaacagatgaaataaaattatgttTTTCCATCTTCCTGTGTCTGGAATTTATGCTACAAGAAATCACATGATTAATGAGTCTGCTTTAGAAGAGTCATAGATAGCTTTATATATAGAGTACTTTTGAATTGTCATGAACTTTCAACAGATTTGTTTCACAATCAGCCAGTTAGTGCTAGGAGAGGACTCTTCAGAGGGTGATTGAGAGTAGCAGCTTTATTTAGATGTTGTGAATCACCCTCTGAAGTTTACTTTTCCACATTAACATCAAAGGAACGTAGTTAGATGCAGGCTACAGTACGTGCCTGAAGCCAGACGTTGTGAACACCCTGCTATGTGTCATTTTTAACCAtcacttttctttctgccaCCTGTGGAGATCCCCACACAGAGCTGTTTGTTCTGTGAGATAAACCCTTCTATAACATAACTCATATACATTTAATGCATGTCTGTTTGTCTTTTATCTGCTCCAAAGACAGTTACGTAAAAGTAATACTAACAAGTGGGGTCTCCTGTTCCTTGTGTAAAGAACTTTGTCTAATGAGGAGGCAGCTGATCAGTGCTCTGTGCAGGTGTTGTGTTGGGCTGAAAAACTTAATTCTCATGGTGACTTGCAAAAAAACCTGGAGTGCAGAAGTACATGACAGTCACAAACTCACTGGTCGTCTGTTACCTCTAAAAAGCTGTGTCACTTTTAAGGAAGTGGTCAGTAGGCCACTTTCAAATCCTCGcatgtttaaaaaatacatatcaAGAGGAAGTGGCTTCAACAGTTTATGCAACttgtttttcttaaacactttgagcagaggaagctgcaaaTACGAAGCCATTTAACATTAGCAGATGCAGCTTAAAATATGTTGACCTTTATCAGTTCTGATGACAAGAAGCCATGTAGTACTCCTGTGAAATACAGAATTTAAAACTGTTTAGAATTTGAGGTTAGGTTTGGAATTCTTTAATAATGGTCCCAGTTCCCATATATTTTTGTGGGGGTAACGGGCTGTAAAATTTGTAGCAGAAGCACTAACTGTGACCTTCCCATTGGACTGTAAACAAGATTTATAAGGTGATATAAATCATTTTCATATGACAGACCTGTCACCAGTGCAAATGGAAATAATTATCTCGAGTGTTGTAGTATAAATCTAAACCCAGGTAAATCTATGCAATTATATGTTTGTTCTATATGTTTATTTTGTAGGATATGTTTGGAAAGAAGCAATTCCTTCCTCAGAGTTTTCTGCTGAAGTGGCTTGCTACCCATGTTTGCACCCACAGAATACTTGATGACCTTTGTGGCAATGCATTCTTTCTTTTGTGTGGTTTTAATGAGAGAAACTTGAATATGGTATGTTTTGTTAGCTTCTAATAGCTGAGTTACTGTGAACACAAACACAGTGTTGTCTGTGTATCACTGTACTGACTGTCCTTTACCtgtatctattaaaaaaaatataatgctGCCTTCATGATACTGAGTTTGGACAAATATCTCTCCTTAGTATAGATGTAGTTGCCTAGCTTGGATGGATATTAACCTTTTAAAATGTTACTGGAAAgctaaaatacattattttagaTAAATAAGTGAGGAATAAAGATGTAGTTTTCAACCATTTTCAAGAGAACTGTTGAAGTTTCCTGGTCTCTTTGTGGACGTGCACAATTGTTTTATCTGAGACTAATTTCTGACCCATCATTTACAGATGATGGCTTCATCTGTGGCTCTAGTTCCAAAGAACTTGTTCATAGGACTTACTTGATTATCTAAAAGCTAGTTGACAACAACTGGTGTGGACTACCTTTTCCCATTATGCTTCTTAAATTGTTTCTAATGCCCTGAAATCGGCAGAATCTGGTATCAGTTTACCTTCATGTCAGTGAAGGCTGAGGatctgaggattttttttattggaGCAAGACCGtattagcatttttttttaccattctctgtgaaaaaatgtagatttttttttatattaagcTGAAAGTGCAGGGTGTTTTTCCTTGCCCAGTTTTCATGGTTTTAAtggtggatattttttttttttttttgcctgatgGGATTTTGAGTTTCATCTCAAGTTTCCCCTTTTgtaattttaaactgaaagtgTATGAAGTTCTGAGTCACTGTGGACTGAGGGTTACTTTGTCTAGTTGTAGAGTAACATGTTTCACTGGAGGTCCATCTAAATGTTAGTTAAGGCTCTCCCAACTCTTAGAATGCTAGCACATTTTAAAGTATATtctgaataattaaaaaatgcttAAACGCTATTATTGTAAGGTTTAAAGTCCATCTTTAAAGTCTAGTAGTTAGTTTTAAGTAATCCTTAAAGCATTTAAGCCTTTTACTTCACCTGTATATATGACTTCAGTTAACTTTTGTTTATAACAGTTTTAAGAGGAATGGagatttttctgttaattgttgAGGAAGCAATAACGTTTGTACTGTGAGGAGTAAACCATACTCATTATCTTGTTGCAGAGCCGAGTGGATGTGTATTCAACACACtgcccagcagggacatctgtacAAAACATGATCCACTGGAGCCAGGTAATGTCCAGAATCTAAAATGTCTATGAGTCTGTTTGTATAATAGTGATGTCTCTGATACTTAAATGGCATAAAATGCCAAAATTATATGTAGCATAGCCCAAGTGAAAATCTGAAACTGCCACATGTTGGAATGGCAGCTGTTCATTCCAGCTGCTTTGATTGTACTGACTTAGGGGGGTCACCCCTTTCCTCTTGTGTCTTTGAAAGCAGGCTAACTCTAAGTACTTCAGGCCAACAAACAATGAAATGAAGTAACTTAGAGAGATGTTGTAACAATTAATTGCTCCCCGTTCTGCAAATCATTTTGATTACAGGTTAATGTTTTTAGccactgaaaagcagcagactTCCTTTTCTGTTCCATTCTGTTTGACTTCATTTTGAATTTCACTTCAGTGCATTCATCCCTGTGATGCTATTGTGCCTGAAGCTTGCTCAGCAGGCTGGCAAATACGAGGAGACATTTGCCATGGAAGCAGTGATTGTCAGTGCTACTTGTGGTCTTGTAACTGGGCTTGGTGTTCTATTCAGAAGCAATGTGCTCTTCTGCACATAGCTGTTCAAGCGTTGGCTCATGAAGAAATttgtgaagactttttttttttcctaaatccCTGTGATACAGacttctgtttctgaaaaatAATAGGTGGTGAATCATGCAGAACAGACTTTCTAAGAAAGTTCCATGCTCTGCTCCTATACGTTTAGACAGCAAGGTAAATATTTCAGAAGTAATCATGGAGCTGGCACATCCTGAGTTTTGGTATGCTAAGCTGTTTTCCTTAATCTTTCCTACTGTTGCTATGAGAGAGTGTGAAATCTCAAGGGACAAAGTCTAATGTTTCCCACTCCTGTGATGCTAGGTGAAGCAGTAACACTTGTCCTTACTAATATTTGGtattttgctgtttcttgtGTCTGTTGCCTTTGCCAGTTCTCCAGATGACCTGTACTTCTTTATGACTGCAACATAATACTCAATTCTTAGTGAatgtgtaaatatttatttctaggCTGTGAAGACTGGGGAATTCAAAGCTTATGACTGGGGAAGTAAGGCTGAAAATATGGTTCACTACAACCAGGTAGACATCTTTTCTGATTATGTTACAATTCTTGagtgttacaaaaaaaaaaagtccttgtGCACTTCTCTGGGTTAATGCTTTCTGTTAAGTCAGGACTTCATCTCCCATCTCTAACTGCcgaagaaaggaaaagacaatGAAAATCTGACACGTTCTTCTTACGTTTGCTAGTATGTTACACTGCAGTGTAGTATCACGTTGAAGACTCCTTCtaatgcttttgttttcacttttctcCTCCACAGTCTACTCCCCCAtactacaaaataaaaaagatgacTGTACCAACCGCAGTGTGGACTGGTGGACAAGACTGGCTGGCAGACCCAAAGGATGTTGCGATGCTGATCACTCAGATCACAAACTTGGTTTACCACAAAAACATTCCGGAATGGGAACATCTGGATTTCATCTGGGGCCTTGATGCACCTTACCGCATGTATAATGAAATAATTAACATGATTAGGAAGTATCTCTAAACCTGCATGGCATTTCAGAGTGTTAGTTCACCAGGAACCCATCTCTCTGGGACATGCTTTTCTGGCAATATTACTAGGTTTTTGTGATGCATTTTTAAAACGCCAGCAACGACTACTGAATTGGATTcatatttggtttgtttttctccgtattatttctctctcctgcagAAATCCTCAATGTGTCCTGCTGATTTTGCACATAGTGGCATGGTACTTAACAAAATAGCAGTGTGATTTTGTTCAAAAGGAGTATATCATACTGTAAATTTAGTGACATGTCTGAAAGATGAGAGAGTCCATTCAGCACCTCAGGTGCTTGATGATTAATAAGTATTTCAGTGTGCATGGAACACTGCCTTTTCTCAGTACGTTGTCATTTCTGAGTACCTTTTAAAAGTACTCCTTGTACTGCAGTGTTCCATTTGGTGCTGGTACTTTCAAAAGCACttagtgattttcttttttttttttttttttggtggtgttgtttTAGCCATCACATACAAGCTAGCTATGTCATATTACTTTATTTTTCAATATTGGCCAGAAAAACTGTCATGAAGCCAGAGATCATCACCACTGTCAAGTTGCAGTCTCCTATTTTGGGTCTGATTCATTGCTACATTTTTCTTGATTTAATGGTGTCCCTGAAGCCTTTTGTTTCACATGCCCTCTATGAATAAAGATTGTGAAGATTCCTATAACAAGAGAAGCAGTTAAAAGATATTACCACTTTCACTTAGGTTTGTCAATAGATTGTGGCTTTCAAGAAGAATGATGTAATATactcatgttttgttttctttgcactgACCACTAGAAAACAAGCTGGTGAGGGAAGAGCCAAAGCACTAATTCTATAGCTTGAGTCACTTAATTTGCAAGGACTTCTTTTAATCATCTGCTGCTTTGAAGATCTATTTACTACTTAGCTGCTCACGTGGTACTTGCCACCATGGTGTTCAAGAACCATACAATGCCCTTGTGAAGCCTGACAGTATTAAAGGCAGTTTCCAATTGTCTCTGTTTCACTTCAGAATGGGGCTAAGCCCTCATTTAGTGGGGGCAGATGATTCACATCTTCGTTAGGGAACTGACTTTGGAGCTGTAATTCTGTAGTATAGGTGTCTTGCTCTTTCCGTTGACTATGCAGAGGACTGTGCTCCTCTGCTTTGCACGAAAGTTCCATACCAAATGTAGATGCATGAGCAACCTCTGGAGTCAGTTGCCTCTCTTCAGAAGATCATTTCTGTGCCATGGTTGGATTCAGCCCAGATTTTCATCTCTAAtccaaacagaataaaaaaatcttttctacaTGGCATAGCAAATAGTGCATTTTTAATTGAGGcaaactttttttcttaaaaaaaatgcaaaaagataCAGAAGCCATAAATTAGGGTTCGTTGGTTTGAatctatattatttttttaactcctaATTGAGACTCAGGGAATCCTCAGGCTTTGTTAAGGAAAAAGGTTCGTGGTATTTCAGTTGCAATTCCTAGCAGGACTTCTGTTTCCTTTGTAACAGCCATACTTACTTCACCTTGCTGTGCTGAAAGGAAGTATGTGTAGGAGTCCTAAGTGGCCAACTTAGCAGTTGTGAAGCTATGTGATACAGCAAGAGCTATGTGCATCAGGATTACTAAGCTTGAGATCTTTTCAATAAACATGAGACCTGCTTGGAGTTCAGAGCCATGTGTTGTGTTTCACTTGTTTCATGAATGGGGGATAGAATCCTGTAAGCTGAGCCTGGTTTTCACAAATACTTATGCATAGAACAAGTACAATAAAAAAGCCCAGTAAACGTCCATTTACTTTTGTTCTGAAAGAGGCTTTTCCTAAGCCTAAAGGGCCACTCAAGCTGTTTTGGGGTCTTCTGTGAGATTTTTAAGTAGGGTAGCAATTGTAAATAACTGCTTGCAAAAGTGCAATAATTTTCCAAGCCTTTAGTTGGGGCTCCTTGCAACCCACTGACATGGTGGAAAGCTTCTTGTATCGCATTCCCCTTGTAGCACATATCATCTTGGGTAATTGGATTGCTTAATGGACTGCCTCGTAATCTCATCAATAGCATTTAACCACATACTAAGGCAGGGAGCTAAGCTTTACTTTGGGTACATTTGACCTAGCTTTTGACCTTTGTCACCTTCAGTAATAAATATTGAATAAATAATAGAGCTCAGGCTGTACCTTTCTGTACATTCTGAGTACAGGAAATGTGCAGTCAGCACAGCAGGCTCAGTCAGCTGATTAAAGCTTCTGTGTGCCTGGAAATAAAGCCAGAAGAGTGGAGGTGTTCCACAAAAGCTGGAGTTTCTTTGCTTCATTGGAGCAGAGATGGCTGCAGCAATTGTGAGCTTCTGTGCTCTCCCTGCCTTGCTAAAGTTATGAGCGTGACACAAACTTGGAGACGTGTCACTGGGAAGAAATGTACAAACTAAGACATTCTGAAGGTAGGGAAGGGCAAGCAGCTTGGCTTAATAAGAATGAGCAGTGATGAATGATACATTTCTCAATTTTTTATGGTCATCTGCAAGTATATTCACATTGCTTGTTTCACACAGAAGGCCAGCAGAGCGTGTGTATGTTAGTGGTGTGTACTGAGTGATGTATGAGCTCAGTGCAGAGCAGT encodes:
- the LIPA gene encoding lysosomal acid lipase/cholesteryl ester hydrolase isoform X1 — its product is MRGLVVAFLLQTIAGSGAFTSGRRRVDPETNMNISQIITFRGYPSEEYEVTTEDGYILTINRIPYGRKGREKSKGPRPAVFLQHGLLADASNWITNLDYNSLGFMLADAGYDVWLGNSRGNTWSRKHTHYTVKQEEFWVFSFDEMAKYDIPASVDFILKKTGQEQVFYVGHSQGTTMAFIAFSTLPQLAKKIKMFFALAPVATVKFATSPLVKLGVFPDVLFKDMFGKKQFLPQSFLLKWLATHVCTHRILDDLCGNAFFLLCGFNERNLNMSRVDVYSTHCPAGTSVQNMIHWSQAVKTGEFKAYDWGSKAENMVHYNQSTPPYYKIKKMTVPTAVWTGGQDWLADPKDVAMLITQITNLVYHKNIPEWEHLDFIWGLDAPYRMYNEIINMIRKYL
- the LIPA gene encoding lysosomal acid lipase/cholesteryl ester hydrolase isoform X3, whose amino-acid sequence is MNISQIITFRGYPSEEYEVTTEDGYILTINRIPYGRKGREKSKDAGYDVWLGNSRGNTWSRKHTHYTVKQEEFWVFSFDEMAKYDIPASVDFILKKTGQEQVFYVGHSQGTTMAFIAFSTLPQLAKKIKMFFALAPVATVKFATSPLVKLGVFPDVLFKDMFGKKQFLPQSFLLKWLATHVCTHRILDDLCGNAFFLLCGFNERNLNMSRVDVYSTHCPAGTSVQNMIHWSQAVKTGEFKAYDWGSKAENMVHYNQSTPPYYKIKKMTVPTAVWTGGQDWLADPKDVAMLITQITNLVYHKNIPEWEHLDFIWGLDAPYRMYNEIINMIRKYL
- the LIPA gene encoding lysosomal acid lipase/cholesteryl ester hydrolase isoform X2, translating into MNISQIITFRGYPSEEYEVTTEDGYILTINRIPYGRKGRPRPAVFLQHGLLADASNWITNLDYNSLGFMLADAGYDVWLGNSRGNTWSRKHTHYTVKQEEFWVFSFDEMAKYDIPASVDFILKKTGQEQVFYVGHSQGTTMAFIAFSTLPQLAKKIKMFFALAPVATVKFATSPLVKLGVFPDVLFKDMFGKKQFLPQSFLLKWLATHVCTHRILDDLCGNAFFLLCGFNERNLNMSRVDVYSTHCPAGTSVQNMIHWSQAVKTGEFKAYDWGSKAENMVHYNQSTPPYYKIKKMTVPTAVWTGGQDWLADPKDVAMLITQITNLVYHKNIPEWEHLDFIWGLDAPYRMYNEIINMIRKYL